CGAGGTCCTCGTCCTCCTCACCAACGACGCCTGGTTCGGCCCCTCCTTCGGGGGGAGGCAGCACTTCGCCCTGGGGCGCCTAAGGGCGGTGGAGACGGGGCGCTGGCTCCTCAGGGCGGGGAACGACGGGGTCACCGCGGCCATAGACCCCTTCGGCCGGGTGGTGGCGGAAATCCCGCCCCACCAAGAGGGCTTCCTCCTCGCCCCCTACGCTTTAAGGACGGGCCTCACCCCCTACGCCCGCTTCGGGGACTGGGCGGTGGGCCTGGCGTTGACCATCTTCCTCCTTGGCCTTATCCTTAGGGTGCGTCCGCCGGGGTGGCGGAATCGGTAGACGCGGCAGACTCAAAATCTGCTGTCCGCAAGGACGTGCGGGTTCGAGTCCCGCCCCCGGCACCAAAAGGCCCCTCCGGGGGCCTTTACCTTTTGTCCCAAAGGGCGAGGACGTACCCCTCCTCCAAAAGAAAGCGGGGCGGGCTTCCCAAGGCCTCCCGGAAGAGGGCCTCCAGGGCTTCCAAGGAGAACCTCCGCCCAAGGGGCGGCCCCACCTCCTCTTCCCGATAGGGCCACTCCAAGACGGCCACGCGCCGGGCCACCCGGGAGGCCTCCCGGAGGGCGGGGATGGGGTCCAGGTGGTGGAGGGCGAGGCCGAAGAAGGCGAGGTCAAAGCTCCCGTCGGGGAAGGGCAGGGCCTCGGCCCGCCCCTCCACGAACCGGGCCCCCTTCACCTTGGCCCGGGCCACCTCCAGGCGGTCCGCCCTGGGGTCCAGGCCCACGGCGAAGAGGCCCAAGGCGGCGAAGGCCTCGGCGAAGACCCCGGTGCCGGTGCCGAGGTCCAAGACGCTTTTCGCCTCCAGGCCCTCCAGGACCTTTTGGGCGATCTCCAAGGGGGGAAAGCGGCTAAGCCTTTCCTCCCTGCGGAAGGGGTCCCCTGCCTCGCAGGCGTTGGTAAGGAGGGCCCACATCACCAACGCCCCCTCCTCCGCCGCCTTCCGGAAGGCCCTTTGCAGGGTGAGGAAGACCTCCTCCTCCTCCCCGGAAACCTCCGAGTGGGTGGGGAAGACGCGGTAAGTCGCCCCGCTTTCCTCCAGGGCCAGAAGGGCTTTTTCCACCGCCCTATAGTCCCCCTGGAGGAGGGGGTAGAGGGCGAAGAGGGCCTTCACCGCCATCTCCCCAAGTATAGGGCGGGGCGGTTCCCCGCGCGCCTTCCCGCAAGGTCCGCCTCCTCGTAGGGGGGCTTAGCCTCGGGGGCAAGAAACACCGCTTCCCCTTCCGCCTCCGGAGGCCCCAGGAGGGCCTTCAGGTCCTCCCGGGCGAGGAAGCGGGCCTGGGTCCAGGGGAGGACGCCCCTCTCCCCAAGCCTCCGGTAGAGGGCGGCCCAGGGGGAGAGGGCCTCCAGGACCCCCACCACAAGGGCCCCGCCCGGACGGAGGACGCGCCGGGCCTCGAGGAGGACCCGCCCCACGTCCTCCACGAACTCCAGGGCGGTGAAGAGGAGGACCACGTCAAAGCTCCCGTCGGGAAAGGGCAGGGCCTCGCCCCAAGCCCGCACCCAGGTGGCCTCGGGGGCCCGCTTCCTCCCCACGGCGAGCATGGCCTCGGAGGGCTCCACCCCCACCTTTTGGGGATAGGGAAGGCGCCTGAGCCAGTACCCCGTCCCCGCGCCCACCTCGAGGAGGCTTTCCCCGGGGGGCAGGAGCCCCTTTAGGGCCCTCTCCTCCTCGGCGATGACGTAGGCCCCCAAGGGGGTCTCGTACCAGGCCTCGTAGACCTCGGCCAAGGAGGCAAAGGGGTCCACGCCCCTAGTCTAGCCGCACCACCACGCCCTCGTCCGGGCGCAAGAAGAGCCTTTCCCCCACCCTTTCCTCCCGGTCCAGGTGGGTGGAGAGGACCACCCTCCCCCCGCGCGGCAGCTCCAGGGCCTTCTCCTTCTCCGTGAGGTTCAAGGCCACAAGCCACCCCTCCCCCCGGAGGTAGGCGTAGACCCCCTCCCTCGCCCGGTAGGTGCGGTAGGCCCCGTAGAGGAGGTCGGGGTCCTTCCTCAAGGCGATGAGGCGGCGCACCAGGTGGAGCATGGAGCGGGGATCTTGCTCCTGGGCGGCCACGTTCCGGGTCTTGTAGTCGGGGTTCACGGGAAGCCAGGGCTCCACGGTGGAAAAGCCCGCGAAGGGGGTGTCGTCCCACTGCATGGGGGTCCGCTCGGGGTCCCGGCCCGGGGGCAGGTTGTGCTCCCCCAGGCGGTCCTTCTGGCGGAGGGCGGCGGGGTCTTGCACCCTCTCCGGGGGGATCTCCCCGTTCTTCATCCCGATCTCGTCCCCGTAGTACCAGGTGGGGGTACCCCTCAAGGTGAAAAGGAGCATGGCCGCGACCCGGGCCTGGGCCTCCCCCAGGCGGGAGGCGAGACGGGGCTGGTCGTGGTTGCCGAGGACCCAGTTGGGCCAGTCCCAGCGGGTGAGGAGGCTCTCGTACTCCTCCACGATGCGGGCCAGGTTCTCGGGCCTCCAGTCGGGAAGCCCCCGGAAGATGAGGTGGAAGTTGAAGGGCAGGTGGCACCCGGCCTGGTAGTAGCGCACGAGCTGGGGGTAGGGAAGGTAGATCTCCCCCACCATCACCCGCTCCCGCCCGGGCTCGGAGAACTCGTCCAGGACCTGGCGCATCTCCCGCACGTAGGCGTAGGTCTCCGGCTGGTCCTCGGTGAAGATGTGGAGGTGGCGGCCCCGGTCCCACATGCCCGGGCGCCAGTCGGGGTTTCCGGGCTCATCCCGAAAGAGGAGGTCCTCGGCGAGAAGCCAGAGGACGTCCACCCGGAAGCCGTCCACCCCGCGCCTGAGCCAGAAGCGCATCACCTCGTAAATGGCCTCCCGCACCTCGGGGTTTCGCCAGTTGAGGTCGGGCTGCTCGGGGAGGAACTGGTGGAGGTAGTACTGGCCCGTCGCCTCGTCCAGGGTCCAGGCGGGGCCGCCGAAGAAGCTCTGCCAGTTGTTGGGGGGGCCGCCGTCCGGAGCGGGGTCTTTCCAGATGTACCAGTCCCGTTTGGGGCTATTCCGGGAGGCGCGGGACTCCAAGAACCAGGGGTGCTCGCTGGAGGTGTGGTTCGGCACCAGGTCCACGAGGACCCTAAGCCCTAGGGCGTGGGCCTCCTCTAGGAGCCGGTCAAAGTCCTGAAGGGTCCCGAAGATGGGGTCCACGTCGCAGTGGTCGGCCACGTCGTAGCCGAAGTCCTTCATGGGGCTTTTGTAGAAGGGGGAAAGCCAGAGGGCGTCCACCCCCAAGGACTTGAGGTAGGGAAGCCGCCTGCGCACCCCCTCGAGGTCCCCCACCCCGTCCCCGTTCGTGTCCTGGAAGCTCCGGGGGTAAACCTGGTAGATGACCGCTTCTTTCCACCACATGGCCTCAGTCTACACCCGGGCCTGGAAGCTCTTCCAGAGGGTGGAAACGGGGAACCTCCCGCCCCTCCACCACCGCCTTGGCGAGCCAGAGGGAAAGGGGCCGCGCCCAAAGCCCCCGCTCCCCGTAGACCGCGAGGGGTTCCCCCGTCTCCGAGGGGCGGACCAGGAAGAGGACCCGGTAAGGCCCCCCCTTTGTA
This region of Thermus thermophilus genomic DNA includes:
- a CDS encoding alpha-amylase family glycosyl hydrolase, with translation MWWKEAVIYQVYPRSFQDTNGDGVGDLEGVRRRLPYLKSLGVDALWLSPFYKSPMKDFGYDVADHCDVDPIFGTLQDFDRLLEEAHALGLRVLVDLVPNHTSSEHPWFLESRASRNSPKRDWYIWKDPAPDGGPPNNWQSFFGGPAWTLDEATGQYYLHQFLPEQPDLNWRNPEVREAIYEVMRFWLRRGVDGFRVDVLWLLAEDLLFRDEPGNPDWRPGMWDRGRHLHIFTEDQPETYAYVREMRQVLDEFSEPGRERVMVGEIYLPYPQLVRYYQAGCHLPFNFHLIFRGLPDWRPENLARIVEEYESLLTRWDWPNWVLGNHDQPRLASRLGEAQARVAAMLLFTLRGTPTWYYGDEIGMKNGEIPPERVQDPAALRQKDRLGEHNLPPGRDPERTPMQWDDTPFAGFSTVEPWLPVNPDYKTRNVAAQEQDPRSMLHLVRRLIALRKDPDLLYGAYRTYRAREGVYAYLRGEGWLVALNLTEKEKALELPRGGRVVLSTHLDREERVGERLFLRPDEGVVVRLD
- a CDS encoding class I SAM-dependent methyltransferase, which encodes MAVKALFALYPLLQGDYRAVEKALLALEESGATYRVFPTHSEVSGEEEEVFLTLQRAFRKAAEEGALVMWALLTNACEAGDPFRREERLSRFPPLEIAQKVLEGLEAKSVLDLGTGTGVFAEAFAALGLFAVGLDPRADRLEVARAKVKGARFVEGRAEALPFPDGSFDLAFFGLALHHLDPIPALREASRVARRVAVLEWPYREEEVGPPLGRRFSLEALEALFREALGSPPRFLLEEGYVLALWDKR
- a CDS encoding DUF1653 domain-containing protein; protein product: MRLLPHVGRRLPAGQEAETPAGGGPLPATGGAPPCRLSPGCAAPTKGGPYRVLFLVRPSETGEPLAVYGERGLWARPLSLWLAKAVVEGREVPRFHPLEELPGPGVD
- a CDS encoding class I SAM-dependent methyltransferase, producing the protein MDPFASLAEVYEAWYETPLGAYVIAEEERALKGLLPPGESLLEVGAGTGYWLRRLPYPQKVGVEPSEAMLAVGRKRAPEATWVRAWGEALPFPDGSFDVVLLFTALEFVEDVGRVLLEARRVLRPGGALVVGVLEALSPWAALYRRLGERGVLPWTQARFLAREDLKALLGPPEAEGEAVFLAPEAKPPYEEADLAGRRAGNRPALYLGRWR